The Erigeron canadensis isolate Cc75 chromosome 1, C_canadensis_v1, whole genome shotgun sequence genome segment TCCGTTTGATTAATTGCAAGGTGCCTcgtacttttctaagatcgatctACATTCGGGTTATCACCAGATTTGTGTTCATGATGGTGACGTCCCAaagacagcttttcgtactcgttatggtcattacgaatttctcgttatgccatttggtctgACTAATGCTCCAACGATCTTTATGGAATTAATGAATCGTGTCTGTCGTTCGTTCTTAGACAAATTTGTTATTGTGTTCATTGATGACATACTCGTGTACTCTCGGAAGAAGACTGATCATGAACAACATTTACGTTCtattcttcaacttcttcgAGAAGAAGAGTTGTACGCTAAGTTCTCTAAGTGCGAGttctggcttcgccaagtacagttcCTTGGCCACGTCGTAAATGATCAAGGCATTCATATCGACCCGGCCAAGATTGAAGCCATTAAGAAGTGGGAGGCCCCGAAAGCTCCTACCGAAATTCGTAGTTTTCTCGGATTAGCTGGTTATTACCGTCGTTTTATTGAGAACTTTTCTAAGATCGCACTACCCTTGACTCAATTGACTCAGAAGACCAAAGACTTTATTTGGGGTGAACAACAAGAACGAGCTTTCCAAACCCTAAAAGACAAACTGTGTGAAGCACCTGTTCTAGCTTTACTAGAAGGCACCGAAGACTTTGTCGTGTACTGTGACGCTTCACATCAAGGTCTAGGCTGTGTACTGATGTAAAGAGGCAAGGTGATCGCCTACGCATCGAGACAACTCAAAGTGCATGAAAAGAACTATACCACCCACGATCTAGAACTTAGAGTAGTTGTTTTTGCCCTAAAGATTTGGAGGCACTACTTGTACGGAACTAAATGTACTATCTTTACCGATCATAAGAGCTTGCAGCACGTGTACAACCAGAAAGAACTGAACATGAGGCAAAGGCGTTGGGTGGAATTACTGAGTGATTATGATTGTGCAATTAAGTACCATCCTGAAAAGGCGAATGTAGTAGCTGATGCTTTGAGCAGAAAAGAACGAGTAAAAATCTTATCCATTAAAGAGGCAGATCGTACAGACTTAAGACAACTTGTGATCGAAGGCCAAGAGATTGGCGTGAGATCAAAAGACAGCATAAATGCAGAGCGGTTAGGTCCAATCGCTCAATAGcttgaagttgatgatgaaggagtcaggaagttcaagaaccgagtttggatccctgcagTCAATGGTGTTCgagagatcatcatgcaggaagctcaCAGTTCAAAGTACTCGATTCATCGGGGCGCAGACAAAATGTACAAGGACTTGAAACTAGACTACTGGTGGCATTTTAAATACATCTATATCtctgtacttgatctttatcgtgttctagttcgtacatgtacttgttcagtccttgttcactgctatcaattcatatcccaaagttcagggaatgaaccgtaggtaaatatggacagcgctgtttagggtaggcccaccctcattctccacagttcaggaggatgcatattacttgttcttgttcatgtcattgttctgacatagatcttaTTTTGAAgtacttgagctatatgagcatactattacattaaagttcagttctggccaatcggtcCAGCAGTGACAACTTGcctaaagttcattatatgttcttgcTCAGTTTATgctattataaagtacttatgttcaaagtgcagttcttgacATAGTTCCTACTATTATAAAGTACATATGTTCGAAGTGCGGTTCTTAACCTAGT includes the following:
- the LOC122587456 gene encoding uncharacterized mitochondrial protein AtMg00860-like is translated as MNRVCRSFLDKFVIVFIDDILVYSRKKTDHEQHLRSILQLLREEELYAKFSKCEFWLRQVQFLGHVVNDQGIHIDPAKIEAIKKWEAPKAPTEIRSFLGLAGYYRRFIENFSKIALPLTQLTQKTKDFIWGEQQERAFQTLKDKLCEAPVLALLEGTEDFVVYCDASHQGLGCVLM